The Candidatus Edwardsbacteria bacterium sequence GGCCATAATGCACCTGGCCCACGTGGCCGAGAGGATGAGGGGGCTGGGGGTGCTGACCGGAGAGGTGGGCACCGGAAAGACCATGCTGGCCCGGCGCCTGCTGGAGATCCTCCGGGAGGACGGACGGTTCGAAACGGCGTTGCTGGTGCTGACCCACGGGGATTTCAGTCCGCTATGGTTCCTGCGCAGGGTAGGCGCCCTGTTGGACGTCAAGGACGTTTCGGACGATAAGACCCAAGTGTCATCAGCCCTGGCCCGGCGTTTGATGGAGATCCATGCCGAGGGCCGCAAGGCGGTGATCCTGATCGACGAGGCCAATCTCCTGCGGGGGCAGGCCATGCTGGAGGAGATCCGCGGCCTTTTGAACCTGGAGCTGTCCGATGCCCGGCTGATAACTTTTATTTTGTTCGGCATGACCGAGGTCAACCAGAACCTGCTGGTTGATGTTTCGCTTAACCAGAGGGTGTCGGTGAAATATCAC is a genomic window containing:
- a CDS encoding AAA family ATPase; protein product: MDYERFFKLNDDPFSNIPDSRFYYDSPQHSRAIMHLAHVAERMRGLGVLTGEVGTGKTMLARRLLEILREDGRFETALLVLTHGDFSPLWFLRRVGALLDVKDVSDDKTQVSSALARRLMEIHAEGRKAVILIDEANLLRGQAMLEEIRGLLNLELSDARLITFILFGMTEVNQNLLVDVSLNQRVSVKYHLGPLDEDAVKEYVQHRLVVAGREEELFTDTAYQLIARYAQGRPRLINAICDNALMEGCLQEKDLLDASVIQIVANNLGLDDGAEQAAGVAAGAEANDYGF